The following coding sequences are from one Musa acuminata AAA Group cultivar baxijiao chromosome BXJ1-6, Cavendish_Baxijiao_AAA, whole genome shotgun sequence window:
- the LOC135677020 gene encoding probable pectinesterase/pectinesterase inhibitor 51 has product MRKFQYTSPPRPRLLFVTMAALLSLPLLLLFLILPSSAPSSPPPLPPEIAQACGATRFPSSCHSALSQSPGLPSSPSALQLLSAAVAAPSDALPSSRSQAESILASADANPARAAAARDCLEHLSLSARRLSAGSAALPAGRLADARAWAGAALLYQYDCWSALKYVNSTRRVADCMASLLDLAALTSNALSMIAAFQRFGADISLWVPPQTERDGYWGDSAAVAAGGGSGSLRPANGATTFPSDRPPNATVCKTGSCDYQSVQDAVAAAPDFASDRFVIVVKAGVYEETVRIPFEKTNLVLLGEGMGATVITGSQNVGHNQDVTTYHSATVGVLGDGFAARDLTFENTAGPGAHQAVAFRSDSDQSILESVEFRGHQDTLYARSLRQLYRKCRIAGTVDFIFGNSASVFDRCVIEVVPRAEGPRKAGSNPVAAHGRTDPAQATGFVFSGCAINGSDDYLAAYQRKPGAHRAYLGRPWKEYSRTVYVNCYMGEVVMPEGWLPWREDFALSTLFYGEYGSSGPGANAAARVGWSSQIPSEHVGLYSVETFIQGDEWVPSEQ; this is encoded by the coding sequence ATGAGGAAATTCCAGTACACTTCCCCTCCTCGCCCTCGCCTCCTCTTCGTCACCATGGCTGCActcctctccctccccctcctcctcctctttctcatcCTCCCTTCCTCCGCCCCCTCCTCCCCTCCTCCGCTCCCGCCGGAGATTGCCCAAGCCTGCGGGGCCACCCGTTTCCCCTCCTCCTGCCACTCTGCCCTATCCCAGTCCCCCGGCCTCCCTTCCAGCCCCTCCGCCCTCCAACTCCTCTCTGCCGCCGTTGCCGCCCCCTCCGATGCTCTCCCCTCCTCCCGCTCCCAAGCCGAGTCCATCCTCGCCTCTGCCGACGCAAACCCTGCTCGCGCCGCCGCCGCCCGCGACTGCCTCGAGCACCTCTCCCTCTCCGCCCGTCGCCTGTCCGCCGGTTCCGCCGCCCTCCCCGCTGGCCGCCTCGCCGACGCCCGCGCCTGGGCCGGCGCTGCCCTCCTCTACCAGTACGATTGCTGGTCGGCCTTGAAGTACGTCAACTCTACCCGCCGCGTCGCCGATTGCATGGCCTCCCTCCTCGACCTGGCCGCCCTCACCAGCAATGCCCTCTCCATGATCGCCGCCTTTCAGCGCTTCGGTGCTGACATCTCCCTCTGGGTCCCGCCCCAGACCGAGCGGGACGGCTACTGGGGCGACTCCGCCGCCGTCGCagccggcggcggcagcggctccCTACGACCCGCCAATGGTGCCACCACGTTCCCGTCGGACCGGCCTCCAAATGCTACCGTGTGCAAGACCGGATCTTGCGATTACCAGAGCGTCCAAGACGCCGTGGCCGCCGCGCCTGATTTCGCCTCGGATCGGTTCGTCATCGTCGTCAAGGCCGGCGTGTACGAGGAGACCGTCCGAATCCCGTTCGAGAAGACCAATCTGGTGTTGCTAGGAGAGGGGATGGGAGCCACCGTCATCACCGGCTCGCAAAACGTTGGCCACAACCAGGACGTGACCACCTACCACTCTGCCACCGTCGGTGTCCTCGGTGACGGCTTCGCAGCCCGAGATCTCACCTTCGAGAACACCGCCGGCCCTGGCGCCCACCAGGCGGTTGCTTTCCGCTCCGACAGCGATCAATCCATACTCGAATCGGTGGAGTTCCGTGGGCACCAAGACACCCTGTACGCGCGCTCCCTCCGGCAACTCTACCGTAAATGCCGCATCGCCGGCACGGTAGACTTCATCTTCGGCAACTCCGCGTCGGTGTTCGATCGGTGCGTCATCGAGGTGGTCCCACGCGCGGAAGGGCCAAGGAAGGCAGGGAGCAACCCGGTGGCCGCCCACGGACGGACCGACCCTGCCCAGGCGACCGGCTTCGTGTTCAGTGGCTGCGCTATCAATGGGAGCGACGACTACTTGGCTGCATACCAGAGGAAGCCAGGGGCGCACCGGGCATACCTCGGGCGGCCATGGAAGGAGTACTCGCGGACGGTGTACGTGAATTGCTACATGGGGGAGGTGGTGATGCCGGAGGGGTGGTTGCCATGGAGGGAAGATTTCGCGTTGAGCACGCTGTTCTACGGAGAGTACGGGAGTTCAGGGCCCGGGGCGAATGCGGCGGCCAGGGTGGGGTGGAGCAGTCAGATTCCCTCGGAGCATGTCGGATTGTACTCTGTGGAAACTTTTATCCAGGGGGATGAATGGGTTCCCTCGGAGCAGTAA